AAAGCGCCCAAAATTGTCCGCGGCTGAGCGCGGCGTTAACTTTTTTTGGGGAATCCATGAAGCACATCCTTATACTCTTTCTTTTGCTTCAAAGTTGCATTGCGGTTGCAGAAAGATATGAGCACGCGGGAGCCGGATTTGAAAATAAGAAAGAGTTGGAAGAGTTTTACTTAAAAGTCCGTAAAGCAATACTCTCTAAGGACTACCAAGGCCTATCGGAGTTAATGCTATTCCCTACTGGTTTATATGTAGGGGGAAATCCAACAACAGTAGAGACGGCAGAAGAGTTTGTCCGTCTCGGGGATCAGATCCTTAACGACAGGCTTATACAGACTGTATATTGTTCAAATATCGATAATCTTCGCTCTAACTATGAGGGTGTCATGATTGGTCAGGGCGAAATGTGGATAGTTCGCTTAGATGATGGTGGCAGTAATACCGGGAAATCGGTAATTTTCAAGATAAATAATAACCCGGCTAATACAACCTGGGAACGGCCGGATGGCGAGTGCTTCTACGGAGAAAAAGTTAACAAGCGGTTGTAGTCGCCACGCAAAGCGTGGCTGGGACGGCATACGCTACGCTCCAGCCGCCACTAAACCGAACGTTAGAAATAAGACTTACCCACGTTTAGTAGACACCCTGTATAGTTAGGTTTCGGCCTAACACGGAGGTGTACCATGGGTAAGAAAAGAACTCAGGCGTATACGGAAGAATTCCGTAGAGAGGCGGTAAAAAGAGCGGAAAAGCCTGGAGCTACTACGGCTTCAGTAGCTCGAGAGCTAGGTGTCAGTGCCCAGCAGATCTATAACTGGCGACGACAGTTCAATCGACTCTCAGAGAAGCAATTCAATAGCCTGGATGGGGTCGATTACTCCAAGCGGGAGAGCGCTGAAGTGCGCCGCCTGAAAAAGGAGCTGCATGAGGCTCGTCAGGAGGTCGATTTCCTAAAAAAGGCAGCTGCGTACTTTGCGAACCACCAAGAGTAAAGTACGCACTGATATGCGAGCATGTAGGGTTGTACCCGGTACGCTTGATGTGTCGGTGCCTCGAAGTATCCGCTTCGGGCTATTACCGTTGGATCAGCCGAGAGGAAAGCCCTCAGGCGATCCGTAGGAAGCGGGTTACGGAGCGGGTTAAGGACACCTTTGAGAGCTTCAAAGCCCGCTATGGTGCTCCGAGGATCGCCCGTGAGCTGATGGAAGCAGGGATACCTTGCTCTACCAACTATATCGCTGGAATCATGCATAAAGAGCATATCCGGGCGAGGAACGGTAAGGGCTTCCGTTATAGCCGGCCAGTTGAGAGTAAGGTGAACGTTGCTGCCAACCTGCTGAAGCGCTGCTTCCAGGTGGATCGCCCTAACCGACGCTGGACGAGTGACATCACCTACATCTGGGTGAGAGACCGCTGGCTCTATCTCGCCGTGGTGATGGATCTGTATTCACGACGCATTGTCGGTTGGGCGCTAGATACCCAGATGACAGAAGAGCTTACGCAGCAGGCATTGAAGATGGCTCTGCTGCAAAGGAAGAGAACGCCGGGCTTGATTGTTCATTCAGACCGGGGCGTTCAATATCGTGCTCAGGGATATCAGGACCTGCTAATGAAGAATAGATGCCGATCCAGCATGAGCCGACAAGCGAACTGTTGGGATAATGCCGCGATGGAGTCATTCTTCAGTCGCTTGAAGGTGGAGCTGGTGTATGCCGCGAGTTTTGAGAGTGTGGATCAGGCGAAGTCCGAGGTGTTTGAGTACATCGAGGTTTTCTACAACAGGGTACGTAGGCACTCTACACTGGGTTATATAAGTCCAGATGAGTATGAGCGCAAATGCGCGTAGTTAGAGTGTCTACTTTTTGTGGGTAAGACCAATACATAAAATCATGAAGAGTTTCTATATATTAATTTTGACCTTAGTTTCATCAGTTGCTTATTCCGAGGTGACGGTAGATCTTCCAGACGGTTGGAAAATCTCTAGTAGTGTTATCTACGTAGGCGCCAA
This region of Microbulbifer sp. SAOS-129_SWC genomic DNA includes:
- a CDS encoding transposase, with the protein product MGKKRTQAYTEEFRREAVKRAEKPGATTASVARELGVSAQQIYNWRRQFNRLSEKQFNSLDGVDYSKRESAEVRRLKKELHEARQEVDFLKKAAAYFANHQE
- a CDS encoding IS3 family transposase — encoded protein: MCEHVGLYPVRLMCRCLEVSASGYYRWISREESPQAIRRKRVTERVKDTFESFKARYGAPRIARELMEAGIPCSTNYIAGIMHKEHIRARNGKGFRYSRPVESKVNVAANLLKRCFQVDRPNRRWTSDITYIWVRDRWLYLAVVMDLYSRRIVGWALDTQMTEELTQQALKMALLQRKRTPGLIVHSDRGVQYRAQGYQDLLMKNRCRSSMSRQANCWDNAAMESFFSRLKVELVYAASFESVDQAKSEVFEYIEVFYNRVRRHSTLGYISPDEYERKCA